The window aattacctcacaaaagtattcgaatttttctagtatttaatatttcatcGTATTATACGGAACATAAAATtagaatcaaatgtttttttttttttgcttaaaattgtttaaggggttactatcaaccgaaggcATATATTTTTGACCATTTgggccacaattttggggcgatTTTACCATCTTTAtaagtaatatcattaaaatggcggaaTTTGaccacattttcatttatttttccctttttccagagataaatccaaaatttaatattgagatTTATTAGACTCCATGAAGTAtctaaaagtaatatattttgttgtagggatctgtacttaaacgttccatgatgtatttttggtatcgttcttctgtttctaattgaattatctggatcttaagcccCTTTTCGTTGCACTAGGATTGATATTTTCcggcaaagttggctagtatatattcatgtagatattagcacatatatattttcaatttccacGACATTGTAGCGGAATACAACTCCAAAatatgccttaacaaaacgtcatcctctacagtagatttaagtttttactacttataactttcacgcttatgttgcccattacaataacactggaagtccaaaattttgggtttattattatcatcgtaaataatatttaaccagatatcaatattttggagttagaccataatgatatagaAATATTCAGCCAGTAATCcaatggttataaaaagaatgattctaCTGTATTGAATAACGATTCTTCTAGGcctgttttggagttgtatacttctacaatatattgaaaacttaaaatgtataaaagctgatatctaaaaggATACATACCAGACAACTTTCCCCGAAAATGTtttaccctagtattataaaaatggactaagGTTCCAATAAGTTGAATTAGCTACAGAAGAATGATCccattaatatatcttggaacttttaaatacaggttgttcttgtaataaaaactattatttttagatacgcCAAGGAGTCTTTTAAGTCCCAATatcgaatttttgttttgtctctggaaaaaagtgcaaatattgccaaaaatcgccattttaatgatattacataaaaaatggtACTATCCCCCAAAATTGTGgcccaaatgggccaaaaatatatcccatCGGTTGATAGTAAtcccttaaacaattttaagcaaaaaaaccatttgattccaattttatgtttcgtataatatgatgaaatgtaaaatacaggaaaaatttgaatacttttgtgaggtaattttatggactttctttaaaaaatgcttaattaatttaagtaaatgtaaatttttgaaattttaaaaagtgtgatatgaaacctaaggactgtctagataatataacaaatttgtttatttattttgcacgcaaaaaatttattaaatttggtttcttttcatagtatacctaaattcgaatacttatgagagacactgtatgtttTATTCTCTTAGAGCtcgtctgtttttttttttattaaaaaccgcTTCaatttcgcctatatgtactactatatgaatTATTATATATTGATATGTGCAACATTTGAACATTTAAAGtatacatatttcataaaaCTTTTCCTTAGGATACTGTTATCAGTTTCTCAGTAAAGGATGATCTGAgttctttataattataattcatatacaaaaatttacggaagtataaaataaaaaatactcttctaaataattcacaaaatatactttatataaaaatgttaataagatTAGTTTAAATACACATTACCAAGTTCATTCTTAAGTATGTTCTACCATAATTAAAAACGAACTGATTTTGATTGTTATCAACAACCAAAACAAGGGAAAAAAGAAATCCTAAATTATACGTTACTAAATGAAGTATAAATAGGAATTTATAGCCAAAAAAGAAATGAGTTGCAgaactaatataaataaaaaacaagtaagagtgctatattcggctgtgccgaatcttatatacccttcaccatagtgtattttaaacatgttttatacattttatcccaactaaattaatattacaccaaaagcaaaacaaaatgaacaacaacaacgctaaacgaaataaaaaacaaaatacacaaggcatctaaaccaacagacatctaaacatacataacaaaaagacacagaaaaacaaaaacaaaataaacaacgcaataaaaccaacctacatccaaatatacaaacagaattcacaaaaacaaaacaaaatacacaactcaatgacgccaacaatatccaaacatacaaaacgaaatacacagctgaaaacccagatatatatacacacacgtgtacatctttttctaatatacagtgctgttgttgcttatttaacaaagcatgaaaaaatatgactttttttaataaattttcagaggttgtctcggatttttgttcatatctccgttatttaccgactgattttgctgattttaaatagagatcttctcgaaagcatgtctaaaagaattattgaaaattcggatctcgccgatatctggggttctctaaaaactgatttcaacagacagacggacatggcttaatcgactccgctatctataaggatccagaatatatatactttatagggtcggaaaattatattatagaaattacaaacggaatgacaaacttatatatatatccttctcacgaaggtgaagggtataataatactaGAGCGAATTATGGAAAAGTtattacaattcaaaaaatatcaaagaaaattattaaaatacttttttaatataaatattatgtacATTATCCAAAATAAGTTTCTTTAACCAAGTCAAGTTAAAggatatttacatacattaattttgaaaatagtaacaataataaaataacaataataataataataataataataataataataataataataataatgataactAAGATTGAACAGTTAAATTAGAATTAGAATTCGCTTGCAATTCAGAAGGAAAGTTGGAACTCAAATTGAAATTGAGATAAATCAAACGTTTTACTAGTATTATCTttcagaattattttcattttggttTTGTCCGAGTTGATCAAGCGATATTTTAGGACTTTATTATCCTTTCGCAATAGGGTTTACAtgatcatttaaaataataaataatatcaaattttgtttgtatatttgtaagTCCCTTTCTTAATTCTTCACGAAAAGAATATGAATCAGTATTTGAACGGACAAGTATCACATATTTAGTTAAGAGCACCTTTGCTTTTAGCAAGTACAGTCAACTggtcattattttaataattatcacATATGCAATTCATACACttttatctttattaaaaatttacaacaataaatagAAGATTTCGTAATTTTTGCGAATATTATATTAGCCaacgataaaatattttatctattaATCACGAAGTTACctcatattttcaatttacttacatatgttaaatttaaaaaaatgcacataattttaaaaataattataattcagGGCATTAAATGTAAACACTCCCGCAGTTGATGAATTTGAAGTTAATTGCTTTAAATAAAGTGCGTTCAACTTCTAGTAGGACTGATGGCGTTTCGATTCGGTTCATTAAGTTAATATTTCCTTATGTATCTGATTTTTGGTTCACTTATTCAACTCTATTTTGTTGACTTCTAAGTTCCCGGCTGATTGGAAGACAATTTCGTAATTTTTGCGAATATTATATTAGCCaacgataaaatattttatctattaATCACGAAGTTaccacatattttaaatttacttacatatgttaagtttaaaaaaaaatgctcataattgtaaaaataattataattcagGGCATTAAATGAAAACACTCCCGCAGTTGATGAATTTGAAGATAATTGCTTTAAATAAAGTGCGATCAACTTCTAGTAGGACTGATGGCGTTTCGATTCGGTTCATTAAGTTAATATTTCCTTATGTATCTGATTTTTGGTTCACTTATTCAACTCTATTTTGTTGACTTCTAAGTTCCCGGCTGGTTGGAAGACGGCTCATGTCGTTCGATTCCCAAATCGAAAGTTATCTCTTGATCTGAAGATCTAAGACCTATTTCTATATGCCCTGCACTTTCAAAAGTAATGGAACATCTTATTAAGgaacaaattttgaattttgcaaCAATAGAATGTTCACTCCCAATATGCTTTTCCTCAGGTTTACAATACCACTTCTCTCCTTCTTGATCTAAATGATTCTATAACAGAAAATATCAATAACGAccattagtttagtttaaaaaggtTGTATATCAATATATACATCCACTAGGAGACCCAAAGGTCCATTGTGAATCCCTTTAATAAAGAACaaggagaaaacaaaacaagataGAAAAGAAGAGAGATGAGAAGAGTGAGATTTTCCCTCCAAAAAGAGAACAGAAAAAGGAAGTGGTCATGGAAGGGAAATCCTTAATTATCTGTTAtcttaaaatccaaaaaaatcccCCTGATGAAGCTCATAATGTAGCCTAGGGTACACCCTGCTACATTTCCTAGTTCACCGTGGAATCCTTTACCTAGCCATTTGATTCTCAGACTCTGTAATCAGGGACAGTGGCATAAAATATGTCCTACTGTCTCCAGTTCTTCTTCGTCCTCACACAACCTGCAAAAATCCTGTGTGTTACCGACCCCATTACCCAATCCAATCCTAATAGCATTATGGTTGCTTTTGGATTTAACTTTGGCCATAGTGTCGTAGAAACCCTACAATCCAGGATTGGTTGGtggagtttttaaaatattcggaAATTAGCCTATAGTAATGACAAATGGGGGGTTTTCCTTCTATCGAGCTCCAAATCCGAGCTCTGTCGGGCCTCCCTAAATTGAAATTCAATTAATGCTTTATGAATACATTGATTCCAGGAACGAGAGgcttgttcttgttgttgtttgcttAACGAGTGGAGCAAATACTGCGTGATAATCAATTCCGAATTTCTGACTTTATCCTTGTGCCACAAGTCATGCTTTGAACCGTTCAActtcttctttttcatttaactttttcttaaacacCAATTTCCATCCAATTGCTTTCATACCTGTAGGAAGATCAACAAGAACCCAAGTTTTGTTCTCCTTTATAGATTTAATCTCCTCACTGTAACTTCTACTCCTTAATTGAAATGGCTTCATTGAAATTACTAGGATCAGTAGGAAGTTCTCCTTTATTGGCTCTATTAGAAGCACTTCTAACAAAATCTGGACTTTGTATAGCATCTTCAAATGTTTCTCCAGCACCAGACCATTCTGAGTCAGAAACttgattatttgaaataaaactgtTCACACTTACtattgtactttttgaaatttcagttTCATCGAAACTATTACTCTCAtcaagattttctttaatttgattttcaacAACTCCTCTTCTTGGTTATCTTTATGACAATTCAATTCTGAAATTTCCTTATGTAAACTATAATTACTGATTTCTATAtcagattttatgaaaataacatCACCAGATATCTAAACATTATTTGTCTTTTGGTCAAAAACTCTGAATCCCTTTGAGTTAAAATCATATccaataaaagctttttgaattGCTTTTAAATCGAACTTTTTCCTTTAGGAACTTGTATATAACATAAAGATCCAAATGTATGAAAATTCTTTAATGATGGCCTCTTTCCATACATCAATTAATATGGATTTTTTGTTATACTTTTTGAAGGTAGACGATTTTGAATATA of the Lucilia cuprina isolate Lc7/37 chromosome 2, ASM2204524v1, whole genome shotgun sequence genome contains:
- the LOC124418573 gene encoding uncharacterized protein LOC124418573, giving the protein MATSDKTVDDSLYPIAVLIDELKNEDVQNHLDQEGEKWYCKPEEKHIGSEHSIVAKFKICSLIRCSITFESAGHIEIGLRSSDQEITFDLGIERHEPSSNQPGT